In Chloroflexaceae bacterium, a single genomic region encodes these proteins:
- a CDS encoding SDR family oxidoreductase yields the protein MWPEFRGKVALVTGAASGIGRASALAFARAGAKVVVADVQIEAGEETAALARAENTDAIFVRADVSRRPDVEAMIGTALEMYGRLDIAHNNAGISGPQALLADYPEEAWDRVIGINLKGVWLCMKYELQQMLRQGGGVIVNTSSTAGLAGSRGVSAYVASKHGIVGLTKAAALEYARNNIRINAVLPGTIHTHLIDEFTGGDERLLQQFAESEPVGRLGTPEEVASAVLWLCSDGASFVTGATLAVDGGRLA from the coding sequence ATGTGGCCGGAGTTTAGAGGAAAAGTCGCCCTGGTTACCGGGGCCGCGTCGGGCATCGGGCGCGCCTCGGCCCTCGCCTTCGCTCGGGCTGGCGCGAAGGTGGTGGTGGCCGATGTTCAGATCGAGGCGGGAGAGGAGACAGCCGCGCTCGCCCGCGCTGAAAACACCGATGCGATCTTCGTGCGCGCCGACGTCTCCCGGCGCCCCGATGTCGAGGCGATGATTGGCACGGCTCTGGAGATGTATGGCCGACTCGATATTGCCCACAATAATGCCGGCATTTCCGGCCCCCAGGCCCTGCTGGCCGACTATCCCGAAGAAGCCTGGGATCGGGTCATTGGCATCAATCTCAAGGGCGTCTGGCTGTGTATGAAGTACGAATTGCAGCAGATGCTCCGGCAGGGCGGCGGGGTGATCGTCAACACCTCTTCAACCGCCGGGCTGGCCGGTTCCCGCGGCGTGTCGGCCTACGTAGCGAGCAAGCACGGCATTGTTGGGCTCACGAAGGCCGCCGCTCTCGAATACGCGCGCAACAACATCCGCATCAACGCGGTGTTGCCGGGCACGATCCACACCCACTTGATTGATGAGTTTACCGGAGGCGATGAGCGCCTCCTCCAGCAGTTCGCTGAAAGCGAGCCGGTGGGTCGCCTCGGCACTCCCGAGGAAGTGGCCTCGGCGGTCCTCTGGCTATGCTCCGATGGCGCCTCGTTCGTCACCGGCGCGACCCTCGCCGTGGACGGTGGACGCCTGGCCTGA
- a CDS encoding MGMT family protein, with protein MTSYAAIYAVVRQIPYGRVCSYGRVAVLAGYPGHARLVGYALHALRTSGGDETPWWRVVNRNGFISNAYEPAMQRARLEAEGVQVDESDHVDLERYLWDGAGQ; from the coding sequence ATGACAAGTTACGCGGCAATCTATGCGGTGGTCCGGCAGATCCCCTATGGACGGGTGTGCAGCTATGGACGGGTGGCAGTCCTGGCGGGGTATCCCGGTCATGCCCGGCTGGTGGGTTATGCCCTCCACGCCCTGCGCACCTCCGGCGGCGATGAAACGCCGTGGTGGCGCGTCGTCAACCGTAACGGCTTCATCAGCAACGCCTATGAGCCAGCCATGCAACGGGCGCGCCTGGAAGCCGAAGGCGTCCAGGTAGACGAGAGTGACCACGTTGATCTGGAGCGATACTTGTGGGATGGCGCCGGCCAGTAA
- a CDS encoding DUF512 domain-containing protein: MEYQPDVKRITGAGGVIIAVAPGSIAAEVGLKPGDVLVAVGGQRLRDVIDYRFAIAEERLELLVHSGDAERVIEVEKHPDEDLGIEFSEPLFDRLRTCNNKCPFCFLTQMPKGFRRTLYLKDDDYRLSFLYGNFVTFTNLSEADWQRIEQQRLSPLHISVHATDPFWRAVMLGKRDAPDVRAQIRRLGSIGIEVHTQIVACPGVNDGEVLRQSIADLIALHPTVQSVAVVPVGLTKYRFDGKRPNSLKAAIQVHESPEWIDANWERQPLWEQTAGQPMAAPDGGPPFHDPALGFCSRLAAASDMPLRCYTPDEAAAVIDLVESFGARCREELGMTFVYPGDEFYLLAGRSVPPADHYDGMPQYSNGVGMVRDFLDLWARARRRLPARLPRPASLAIVCGTLVAGLMNHVSARLNRIEGLTARIVPVTNAFFGPTVTVSGLLTAEDVVPALRESGCARALLPRVMFDYRGERTIDDWSPERIAEAAGMPVALATDPEELVRYVRALAHSA; encoded by the coding sequence GTGGAATACCAACCCGATGTTAAACGGATCACCGGCGCAGGCGGCGTGATCATCGCCGTCGCTCCCGGCAGCATCGCTGCCGAGGTCGGGCTGAAGCCCGGCGATGTGCTCGTTGCCGTGGGCGGGCAGCGGCTGCGCGATGTGATTGACTATCGCTTCGCCATTGCGGAAGAGCGCCTGGAACTGCTTGTGCATTCGGGCGATGCGGAACGGGTCATCGAAGTTGAAAAGCACCCCGACGAGGATCTTGGCATCGAGTTCAGCGAGCCGCTGTTCGACCGGTTACGCACCTGTAACAACAAGTGTCCCTTCTGCTTCCTGACCCAGATGCCCAAAGGCTTCCGCAGGACGCTCTACCTGAAGGACGATGATTACCGGCTTTCGTTCCTGTATGGCAATTTTGTCACCTTCACCAATCTGAGCGAGGCCGACTGGCAGCGGATTGAACAGCAGCGCCTCTCACCACTGCACATCAGTGTGCATGCCACCGACCCCTTCTGGCGCGCGGTGATGCTCGGCAAGCGGGACGCGCCCGATGTCCGCGCGCAGATCCGGCGCCTGGGGTCCATAGGAATCGAGGTGCATACCCAGATTGTGGCCTGCCCTGGCGTCAATGACGGCGAGGTGCTGCGGCAGAGCATCGCCGACCTGATCGCGCTCCACCCTACGGTGCAGTCCGTCGCGGTCGTTCCGGTCGGTCTGACGAAATACCGCTTTGACGGCAAACGCCCGAACAGTCTCAAGGCCGCCATTCAGGTCCATGAAAGCCCGGAGTGGATTGACGCCAACTGGGAGCGCCAGCCGCTGTGGGAACAGACCGCCGGCCAGCCTATGGCGGCGCCAGACGGCGGCCCACCGTTCCATGACCCCGCTCTGGGTTTCTGCTCGCGGCTGGCAGCGGCCAGTGACATGCCTCTGCGCTGTTATACCCCCGACGAGGCCGCCGCCGTCATTGATCTGGTTGAGTCGTTCGGTGCCCGCTGCCGCGAAGAACTGGGGATGACCTTCGTCTATCCAGGCGACGAGTTTTATCTGCTGGCCGGTCGCTCCGTGCCTCCCGCCGATCATTACGATGGGATGCCGCAGTATTCCAACGGCGTTGGCATGGTGCGCGACTTCCTCGACCTCTGGGCAAGGGCCCGTCGCCGTCTGCCCGCCCGCCTGCCCCGTCCCGCCAGCCTGGCGATCGTCTGCGGCACGCTCGTCGCCGGGTTAATGAACCACGTCTCTGCGCGGCTCAACCGGATCGAGGGTTTGACGGCACGGATCGTGCCCGTGACCAATGCCTTTTTTGGCCCGACGGTGACCGTAAGCGGCCTGCTTACCGCCGAAGACGTCGTGCCGGCCCTGCGGGAGAGCGGCTGCGCCCGCGCCCTGCTGCCGCGGGTGATGTTCGATTATCGTGGTGAACGCACCATTGACGATTGGAGCCCGGAACGGATCGCCGAGGCCGCCGGCATGCCGGTCGCTCTCGCCACCGATCCTGAGGAACTGGTGCGTTATGTTCGCGCCCTGGCGCATAGCGCATAA